One Coregonus clupeaformis isolate EN_2021a chromosome 21, ASM2061545v1, whole genome shotgun sequence DNA window includes the following coding sequences:
- the stra6l gene encoding STRA6-like yields MLLPESGNNIRGNMGSPNQTCDSGVSMDLFLHYSLIPSFVIVVVLSALQRRSRHLPIDEKLPFLNNRFGIVVPLDFMGNLSNRWSYGFAFGAVSSNVLLLFSEHYVTFNVPPWAKAFVYLVGALEVGLAFFPFFACLSTPCREFGAVLGILYSLTWIIITLWDTVTCPTGKILGSPQKLVYQWPTILSLIFLLGRFTYMLVKAVRIRLQLETEDQEQLIQCHQAKHVQRLLRRSPIDRTLEASWFQRRVYDWDPHFKFPNRMIGTSIISLIGLYTMTLADYSVSDYAFDRLDVLKDQLKKLASSCNETEMFVAMIPQIEEFAVVARKSWLATTIFASLTSVSYTFHVLACYRKHLKRLWAGKKGFLPEKFHNPTSAVSVAAITRYSGWQIAFTLWGFLIVHFVQFVFALLFAYGVVLPIQNGRVLEMLTSLGTVLLTIGIVIGLVILQGVLVQVFFLQDKISPSDRKKPLALNNRKAFHNFNYFFFFYNVVMGLSNCIMRLLTSCVVGTWLVSRIDRTIMPRGYESMDPGYSTWIGMIFSDHYHNNPVMVCFCHLLLSNTLEKQQRTTEAASYSTFNNTSSPDSACGSRARRRWMLLYTLMKNPRLILLRKNRTSSSPNDHQDTVVQAWLLVSQTEHMGQAPETTATATAVTSDQTMTNGQALTD; encoded by the exons TTCGTCATCGTGGTTGTGCTGTCGGCCCTGCAGAGGAGATCCAGACACCTGCCCATCGATGAGAAGCTCCCCTTTCTCAACAACCGGTTTGGCATTGTTGT GCCTCTGGACTTCATGGGGAACCTCAGTAACAGATGGTCCTATGGGTTTGCCTTCGGAGCTGTATCCTCCAATGTCTTGCTTCTGTTCTCAGAGCATTACGTAACCTTTAACGTTCCACCCTGGGCCAAAG CGTTTGTGTACCTTGTGGGTGCTCTCGAGGTGGGCCtggcctttttccctttcttTGCGTGTCTGTCAACCCCTTGCCGAGAGTTTGGGGCTGTTCTGGGAATCCTCTACTCTTTGACATG GATAATCATCACACTGTGGGATACAGTGACGTGTCCCACTGGTAAG ATACTGGGTAGTCCCCAGAAGCTAGTCTACCAGTGGCCGACCATTTTGTCTCTCATCTTCCTCCTGGGGCGGTTCACATACATGCTGGTCAAGGCTGTTCGGATTCGCCTCCAGCTTGAAACTGAG GACCAAGAGCAGCTAATCCAGTGTCACCAGGCCAAGCATGTACAGAGGTTGTTGAGGAGGAGCCCTATTGACCG GACACTGGAGGCCAGTTGGTTCCAGAGGAGGGTCTATGACTGGGACCCCCACTTCAAGTTCCCTAACAGAATGATCGGCACATCCATCATATCCCTGATTGGCCTATACACG ATGACTTTGGCTGACTATAGTGTCAGTGACTATGCGTTTGATAGATTGGATGTTCTGAAAGACCAACTGAAGAAGCTGGCTTCTTCCTGCAATGAGACAGAGATGTTTGTAGCCATGATCCCCCAAATAGAGGAATTTGCTGTCGTTGCCAGAA AGTCCTGGCTAGCCACAACCATCTTTGCCAGCCTAACGTCTGTGTCATACACATTCCATGTGTTAGCATGTTACCG GAAACATCTGAAGAGACTGTGGGCGGGGAAGAAGGGCTTTCTTCCTGAGAAGTTCCATAATCCCACTTCAGCAGTCAGTGTG GCTGCCATCACAAGATACTCCGGATGGCAAATAGCATTTACTTTGTGGG GTTTTCTAATTGTTCACTTTGTCCAGTTCGTCTTTGCGTTGCTCTTTGCCTATGGAGTGGTCCTCCCCATCCAAAATGGAAGAGTGTTGGAAATGTTGACCAGCCTAGGAACCGTTCT TTTGACCATAGGTATCGTTATAGGATTGGTTATACTACAGGGGGTTCTGGTCCAAGTGTTCTTCCTTCAGGACAAGATCTCACCTTCAGACAGGAAGAAACCTCTGGCACTCAACAACAG GAAGGCGTTCCACAACTTCAACTACTTCTTTTTCTTCTACAATGTTGTGATGGGCCTGAGTAACTGCATCATGCGTCTGCTGACCAGCTGCGTGGTGGGCACCTGGCTGGTGTCGCGCATCGACCGTACCATCATGCCGAGGGGATACGAGTCCATGGACCCTG GATACAGCACTTGGATCGGGATGATTTTCTCAGACCACTATCACAACAACCCTGTCATGGTGTGTTTCTGCCATCTTCTCCTATCCAACACCCTGGAGAAAcaacagaggaccacagaggcaGCATCGTACTCCACGTTCAACAACACATCTTCGCCAG ATTCAGCCTGTGGAAGCCGGGCCAGGCGGCGATGGATGCTCCTCTACACCCTGATGAAGAACCCACGACTGATCCTCCTGAGGAAGAACCGGACCTCCTCCAGTCCCAATGACCACCAGGACACTGTGGTCCAAGCCTGGCTGCTGGTCTCTCAGACCGAACATATGGGACAGGCACCAGAgaccacagccacagccactgCAGTTACATCAGATCAGACGATGACCAATGGGCAGGCATTAACTGACTGA
- the tdrd7a gene encoding tudor domain-containing protein 7A isoform X2 — MSDDLMKKMLRAVLQANKNGVSITRLQGEYRSLTGEFIPDRKMGYPSLECFLRSIPSVVRLENRMGEIMCFAAVCQETAHIAQLVARQKSSKRAPGCSQMLNCRMRSKLASNFVFYEKPRTSLRQPDRAPVRSGWSQPYTSMGAPRPRSYNSYGGFSAGGDIRKMYNQHDERVNPPAPAPQSQNREPITQVTKVPVQCERLVKEVSHHISNTTQRAPALSVTISNVPAPPKPKALQPGGYNPQVVQSRISEVLKKYCSGLWLSKLPSVYREMHNQDLPGQAVMDLENWTHICSVEKPVSTNRADRLVYPPQAKPPSPAVAPLKPPTAPYTGKAATTLPAKPITVSSVKSITTAPVKPATANPVKLAPLFFSLRSPSLNQSRTSPTPPAPSWKHSPTHTPTSPTAPSTLWKPSSSPLLPTATCALWKPSTTSTSPSWKPTTPPTSPTPPSLTPTSPTWMTSPTTTTPIPLSPTAVSIPAEARLRLKELLSKYSHGLWAHALPKLYQETFKVPFPEDILANLSLLLDICTVEYPMPDNKKKAILYGPAAEYKAKVSSTPSSPSGYKLNSTTMVPPLLLPKEEFPSVLVVEASSTNQVILRYIGKGYSQALEAMEESMKTVYSQLSVQRLLPFPSAGKLAAVKVEGGEEVVRAQVCEVMTDKVKVYYVDHGFSEVISRTKLLELQKDFLKLPFQAATCKLAGLEQFSSELSVLQTLESLAVGKILLVELLQHDAEPPQVVLYDTSHDDDVNINAVCLKALQDKAMENPLQVNSTYMNVSVTNVCSDGTIFCQLPSRGRVKLNEILEKIEAFFITQVTSESLVSTPFCGKCCLARYKGRWSRVEITNLHGSRVLDIKFVDLGVPASVEVIELREIPPPFLHELMVIPTQAIKCCLADLEVGVWTPEAVLWLRDAVLNSMDCSMKISKLDEAKLVHIYLFTSKGSQDVTNSVNHQMATSDLWKHPTAPGPQKDGLPTPSFLDTMVANMVDQLTLDSPACSPIPDSTKTPSPLDGAGDTSNALTPTLVTSAWGEKQLALPPLMELPQAGQNIDIYVSVACHPGHFVLQPWQDLYKLVVLMGEMILYYNQMEERPGPRDVQKGEVYAAKVDNNWHRVLVNGVLSNGLVSVYELDYGKHELVSSTLLQPLIESFRQLPFQGITAQLAGVEQRVWSEAASIVFRNHVEKRPLVALVECVVEAELPWDRKVMVYLVDTAQEETDIWVHNVMADFPEELSTAA, encoded by the exons ATGTCTGACGATCTGATGAAGAAGATGCTCCGGGCTGTCCTCCAGGCCAATAAGAACGGGGTGTCCATTACGCGGCTGCAGGGGGAATACAGGTCGCTGACGGGGGAGTTCATCCCTGACAGAAAGATGGGCTACCCTTCACTGGAGTGCTTCCTCCGCAGTATCCCTTCCGTGGTCAGGTTGGAGAATCGCATGGGGGAG ATAATGTGCTTCGCTGCAGTCTGTCAAGAAACGGCCCACATCGCTCAGCTGGTCGCCCGTCAGAAGTCCAGCAAGAGGGCACCTGGCTGCTCCCAGATGCTGAACTGTCGGATGAGGTCGAAATTGGCTTCCAACTTTGTGTTCTATG AGAAGCCTCGGACGTCCCTGCGTCAGCCCGACCGTGCCCCAGTGCGCTCTGGCTGGAGCCAGCCTTACACCTCCATGGGAGCCCCACGGCCGCGGAGCTACAACTCCTATGGAGGCTTCAGCGCTGGGGGAGACATCAGGAAGATGTACAACCAGCATGACGAGAGGGTCAACCCCCCTGCCCCGGCACCGCAGAGTCAGAACAGGGAGCCCATCACTCAGGTGACGAAGGTGCCCGTACAGTGTGAGAG ACTGGTGAAGGAAGTCAGCCATCACATTTCGAATACCACCCAGAGAGCTCCTG CTCTCTCCGTTACCATCAGTAACGTCCCCGCTCCCCCGAAGCCCAAAGCCCTTCAGCCGGGAGGCTACAACCCCCAGGTGGTCCAGAGTCGGATCTCTGAGGTGCTGAAGAAGTACTGCAgtggtctgtggctgtccaaGCTGCCCTCTGTGTACCGGGAGATGCACAACCAGGACCTACCTGGCCAAGCAGTCATGGACCTGGAGAACTGGACACATATCTGCTCA GTTGAGAAGCCTGTTAGTACCAATCGAGCAGACCGGCTGGTCTACCCCCCTCAGGCCAAACCCCCCAGCCCTGCTGTCGCACCGCTCAAACCCCCAACTGCTCCTTATACAGGAAAAGCAGCCACAACCCTCCCAGCCAAACCCATCACTGTCAGTTCGGTCAAATCCATCACTACCGCTCCAGTCAAACCAGCCACCGCCAACCCAGTGAAACTGGCCCCTCTATTCTTCTCACTGAGGAGCCCCTCCCTGAACCAGAGTCGGACCTCGCCCACTCCCCCTGCCCCTTCGTGGAAGCACTCCCCGACCCATACCCCCACCTCTCCAACTGCCCCCTCTACCTTGTGGAAGCCCTCTTCTTCCCCTCTACTCCCTACAGCCACCTGTGCTTTGTGGAAACCCTCTACTACTTCCACCTCGCCCTCATGGAAGCCCACAACTCCCCCCACCTCccctactcctccctccctcacccccaccTCCCCCACATGGATGACCTcccctaccaccaccaccccgaTCCCCCTTTCCCCTACAGCGGTGAGCATCCCTGCGGAGGCGCGCCTCAGACTGAAGGAGCTGCTGTCTAAGTACAGCCACGGCCTGTGGGCCCACGCCCTCCCCAAGCTCTACCAGGAGACCTTCAAGGTCCCCTTCCCAGAGGACATCCTGGCCAACCTGTCTCTCTTACTGGACATCTGCACCGTGGAGTACCCCATGCCTGACAACAAGAAGAAGGCCATTCTCTACGGCCCCGCCGCCGAGTACAAGGCCAAG GTGAGCAGCACCCCGTCCTCTCCGTCGGGTTATAAGCTCAACAGCACCACCATGGTTCCTCCTCTGCTGCTCCCCAAGGAGGAGTTCCCCTCAGTGCTGGTGGTGGAGGCAAGCAGCACCAACCAGGTCATCCTCAG GTACATAGGCAAGGGCTACTCTCAGGCCCTGGAGGCAATGGAGGAATCCATGAAGACGGTCTACAGCCAGCTCAGTGTTCAGAGGCTCCTCCCCTTCCCCTCGGCTGGCAAACTGGCGGCCGTCAAAGTGGAGGGGGGCGAGGAGGtcgtcagggcccaggtctgtgaGGTCATGACCGACAAAGTCAAG GTGTACTACGTGGACCATGGCTTCTCTGAGGTCATCAGTAGAACCAAGCTACTGGAGCTGCAGAAAGACTTCCTCAAGCTGCCCTTCCAGGCGGCTACTTGTAAACTAGCCG gtctgGAGCAGTTCAGCTCGGAGCTCTCTGTGCTGCAGACGCTGGAGTCCCTGGCCGTAGGGAAGATCCTCCTGGTGGAGCTGCTGCAGCACGACGCGGAGCCGCCCCAGGTGGTGCTCTACGACACGTCGCACGATGATGATGTCAACATCAACGCTGTCTGCCTCAAGGCCCTGCAGGACAAGGCCATGGAGAACCCTTTACAG GTCAACAGTACCTATATGAATGTGTCTGTGACCAATGTTTGTTCAGACGGCACCATCTTCTGCCAGCTGCCCTCCCGAGGTCGGGTCAAGCTCAATGAGATCCTGGAGAAGATCGAGGCCTTCTTCATAACCCAG GTGACGTCAGAGTCTCTGGTGTCCACTCCGTTCTGTGGGAAGTGCTGCCTGGCCCGGTACAAAGGAAGGTGGTCCAGAGTAGAG ATCACCAACCTCCACGGTAGCAGAGTGCTAGATATCAAGTTTGTGGACCTGGGAGTCCCGGCCTCTGTAGAGGTCATAGAGCTGAGAGAGATCCCTCCGCCGTTCCTACACGAGCTCATGGTCATCCCAACACAG GCGATCAAGTGTTGTCTGGCAGACCTGGAGGTGGGGGTCTGGACTCCTGAGGCAGTTCTCTGGCTTAGAGATGCTGTACTCAACTCTATGGACTGTAGCATGAAG ATCTCGAAGCTGGACGAGGCCAAGCTGGTGCACATCTACCTGTTTACCTCTAAGGGCTCCCAGGATGTCACCAACAGTGTTAACCACCAGATGGCGACCTCTGACCTATGGAAGCACCCCACCGCCCCCGGACCCCAGAAGGACGGCCTCCCTACCCCCAGTTTCCTCGACACCATGGTCGCCAACATGGTGGATCAGCTAACCCTCGACAGCCCAGCCTGCAGCCCTATCCCTGACTCCACCAAGACCCCCAGTCCTCTGGATGGTGCCGGGGACACGTCAAACGCGCTCACCCCCACTTTGGTCACCTCCGCTTGGGGAGAGAAGCAGCTGGCGCTGCCCCCTCTCATGGAGCTTCCCCAGGCGGGCCAGAACATTGACATCTACGTGTCTGTGGCCTGTCACCCGGGACACTTTGTGCTGCAGCCATGGCAG GACCTGTACAAGCTGGTGGTGCTGATGGGAGAGATGATCCTTTACTACAACCAGATGGAGGAGAGGCCGGGGCCCAGAGATGTACAGAAAGGAGAGGTCTACGCCGCCAAGGTGGACAATAA TTGGCACCGTGTCCTGGTGAATGGGGTTCTGTCCAACGGCCTGGTGTCTGTGTACGAGCTGGACTATGGTAAACACGAGCTGGTTAGCAGCACCTTGCTCCAGCCCCTCATCGAGTCGTTCAGACAGCTGCCCTTCCAGGGAATCACCGCACAACTGGCTG GTGTGGAGCAGCGCGTGTGGTCGGAGGCGGCGTCCATTGTGTTCCGGAACCACGTAGAGAAGAGGCCCCTGGTGGCCCTGGTGGAGTGTGTGGTGGAGGCGGAGCTTCCCTGGGACAGGAAG GTGATGGTGTACCTGGTCGACACGGCTCAGGAGGAGACAGACATCTGGGTCCACAACGTCATGGCTGACTTCCCAGAGGAGTTGAGTACCGCCGCGTAG
- the tdrd7a gene encoding tudor domain-containing protein 7A isoform X1, whose translation MSDDLMKKMLRAVLQANKNGVSITRLQGEYRSLTGEFIPDRKMGYPSLECFLRSIPSVVRLENRMGEIMCFAAVCQETAHIAQLVARQKSSKRAPGCSQMLNCRMRSKLASNFVFYEKPRTSLRQPDRAPVRSGWSQPYTSMGAPRPRSYNSYGGFSAGGDIRKMYNQHDERVNPPAPAPQSQNREPITQVTKVPVQCERPDNTCTFSSRLVKEVSHHISNTTQRAPALSVTISNVPAPPKPKALQPGGYNPQVVQSRISEVLKKYCSGLWLSKLPSVYREMHNQDLPGQAVMDLENWTHICSVEKPVSTNRADRLVYPPQAKPPSPAVAPLKPPTAPYTGKAATTLPAKPITVSSVKSITTAPVKPATANPVKLAPLFFSLRSPSLNQSRTSPTPPAPSWKHSPTHTPTSPTAPSTLWKPSSSPLLPTATCALWKPSTTSTSPSWKPTTPPTSPTPPSLTPTSPTWMTSPTTTTPIPLSPTAVSIPAEARLRLKELLSKYSHGLWAHALPKLYQETFKVPFPEDILANLSLLLDICTVEYPMPDNKKKAILYGPAAEYKAKVSSTPSSPSGYKLNSTTMVPPLLLPKEEFPSVLVVEASSTNQVILRYIGKGYSQALEAMEESMKTVYSQLSVQRLLPFPSAGKLAAVKVEGGEEVVRAQVCEVMTDKVKVYYVDHGFSEVISRTKLLELQKDFLKLPFQAATCKLAGLEQFSSELSVLQTLESLAVGKILLVELLQHDAEPPQVVLYDTSHDDDVNINAVCLKALQDKAMENPLQVNSTYMNVSVTNVCSDGTIFCQLPSRGRVKLNEILEKIEAFFITQVTSESLVSTPFCGKCCLARYKGRWSRVEITNLHGSRVLDIKFVDLGVPASVEVIELREIPPPFLHELMVIPTQAIKCCLADLEVGVWTPEAVLWLRDAVLNSMDCSMKISKLDEAKLVHIYLFTSKGSQDVTNSVNHQMATSDLWKHPTAPGPQKDGLPTPSFLDTMVANMVDQLTLDSPACSPIPDSTKTPSPLDGAGDTSNALTPTLVTSAWGEKQLALPPLMELPQAGQNIDIYVSVACHPGHFVLQPWQDLYKLVVLMGEMILYYNQMEERPGPRDVQKGEVYAAKVDNNWHRVLVNGVLSNGLVSVYELDYGKHELVSSTLLQPLIESFRQLPFQGITAQLAGVEQRVWSEAASIVFRNHVEKRPLVALVECVVEAELPWDRKVMVYLVDTAQEETDIWVHNVMADFPEELSTAA comes from the exons ATGTCTGACGATCTGATGAAGAAGATGCTCCGGGCTGTCCTCCAGGCCAATAAGAACGGGGTGTCCATTACGCGGCTGCAGGGGGAATACAGGTCGCTGACGGGGGAGTTCATCCCTGACAGAAAGATGGGCTACCCTTCACTGGAGTGCTTCCTCCGCAGTATCCCTTCCGTGGTCAGGTTGGAGAATCGCATGGGGGAG ATAATGTGCTTCGCTGCAGTCTGTCAAGAAACGGCCCACATCGCTCAGCTGGTCGCCCGTCAGAAGTCCAGCAAGAGGGCACCTGGCTGCTCCCAGATGCTGAACTGTCGGATGAGGTCGAAATTGGCTTCCAACTTTGTGTTCTATG AGAAGCCTCGGACGTCCCTGCGTCAGCCCGACCGTGCCCCAGTGCGCTCTGGCTGGAGCCAGCCTTACACCTCCATGGGAGCCCCACGGCCGCGGAGCTACAACTCCTATGGAGGCTTCAGCGCTGGGGGAGACATCAGGAAGATGTACAACCAGCATGACGAGAGGGTCAACCCCCCTGCCCCGGCACCGCAGAGTCAGAACAGGGAGCCCATCACTCAGGTGACGAAGGTGCCCGTACAGTGTGAGAG GCCAGACAATACATGTACCTTTTCTTCTAGACTGGTGAAGGAAGTCAGCCATCACATTTCGAATACCACCCAGAGAGCTCCTG CTCTCTCCGTTACCATCAGTAACGTCCCCGCTCCCCCGAAGCCCAAAGCCCTTCAGCCGGGAGGCTACAACCCCCAGGTGGTCCAGAGTCGGATCTCTGAGGTGCTGAAGAAGTACTGCAgtggtctgtggctgtccaaGCTGCCCTCTGTGTACCGGGAGATGCACAACCAGGACCTACCTGGCCAAGCAGTCATGGACCTGGAGAACTGGACACATATCTGCTCA GTTGAGAAGCCTGTTAGTACCAATCGAGCAGACCGGCTGGTCTACCCCCCTCAGGCCAAACCCCCCAGCCCTGCTGTCGCACCGCTCAAACCCCCAACTGCTCCTTATACAGGAAAAGCAGCCACAACCCTCCCAGCCAAACCCATCACTGTCAGTTCGGTCAAATCCATCACTACCGCTCCAGTCAAACCAGCCACCGCCAACCCAGTGAAACTGGCCCCTCTATTCTTCTCACTGAGGAGCCCCTCCCTGAACCAGAGTCGGACCTCGCCCACTCCCCCTGCCCCTTCGTGGAAGCACTCCCCGACCCATACCCCCACCTCTCCAACTGCCCCCTCTACCTTGTGGAAGCCCTCTTCTTCCCCTCTACTCCCTACAGCCACCTGTGCTTTGTGGAAACCCTCTACTACTTCCACCTCGCCCTCATGGAAGCCCACAACTCCCCCCACCTCccctactcctccctccctcacccccaccTCCCCCACATGGATGACCTcccctaccaccaccaccccgaTCCCCCTTTCCCCTACAGCGGTGAGCATCCCTGCGGAGGCGCGCCTCAGACTGAAGGAGCTGCTGTCTAAGTACAGCCACGGCCTGTGGGCCCACGCCCTCCCCAAGCTCTACCAGGAGACCTTCAAGGTCCCCTTCCCAGAGGACATCCTGGCCAACCTGTCTCTCTTACTGGACATCTGCACCGTGGAGTACCCCATGCCTGACAACAAGAAGAAGGCCATTCTCTACGGCCCCGCCGCCGAGTACAAGGCCAAG GTGAGCAGCACCCCGTCCTCTCCGTCGGGTTATAAGCTCAACAGCACCACCATGGTTCCTCCTCTGCTGCTCCCCAAGGAGGAGTTCCCCTCAGTGCTGGTGGTGGAGGCAAGCAGCACCAACCAGGTCATCCTCAG GTACATAGGCAAGGGCTACTCTCAGGCCCTGGAGGCAATGGAGGAATCCATGAAGACGGTCTACAGCCAGCTCAGTGTTCAGAGGCTCCTCCCCTTCCCCTCGGCTGGCAAACTGGCGGCCGTCAAAGTGGAGGGGGGCGAGGAGGtcgtcagggcccaggtctgtgaGGTCATGACCGACAAAGTCAAG GTGTACTACGTGGACCATGGCTTCTCTGAGGTCATCAGTAGAACCAAGCTACTGGAGCTGCAGAAAGACTTCCTCAAGCTGCCCTTCCAGGCGGCTACTTGTAAACTAGCCG gtctgGAGCAGTTCAGCTCGGAGCTCTCTGTGCTGCAGACGCTGGAGTCCCTGGCCGTAGGGAAGATCCTCCTGGTGGAGCTGCTGCAGCACGACGCGGAGCCGCCCCAGGTGGTGCTCTACGACACGTCGCACGATGATGATGTCAACATCAACGCTGTCTGCCTCAAGGCCCTGCAGGACAAGGCCATGGAGAACCCTTTACAG GTCAACAGTACCTATATGAATGTGTCTGTGACCAATGTTTGTTCAGACGGCACCATCTTCTGCCAGCTGCCCTCCCGAGGTCGGGTCAAGCTCAATGAGATCCTGGAGAAGATCGAGGCCTTCTTCATAACCCAG GTGACGTCAGAGTCTCTGGTGTCCACTCCGTTCTGTGGGAAGTGCTGCCTGGCCCGGTACAAAGGAAGGTGGTCCAGAGTAGAG ATCACCAACCTCCACGGTAGCAGAGTGCTAGATATCAAGTTTGTGGACCTGGGAGTCCCGGCCTCTGTAGAGGTCATAGAGCTGAGAGAGATCCCTCCGCCGTTCCTACACGAGCTCATGGTCATCCCAACACAG GCGATCAAGTGTTGTCTGGCAGACCTGGAGGTGGGGGTCTGGACTCCTGAGGCAGTTCTCTGGCTTAGAGATGCTGTACTCAACTCTATGGACTGTAGCATGAAG ATCTCGAAGCTGGACGAGGCCAAGCTGGTGCACATCTACCTGTTTACCTCTAAGGGCTCCCAGGATGTCACCAACAGTGTTAACCACCAGATGGCGACCTCTGACCTATGGAAGCACCCCACCGCCCCCGGACCCCAGAAGGACGGCCTCCCTACCCCCAGTTTCCTCGACACCATGGTCGCCAACATGGTGGATCAGCTAACCCTCGACAGCCCAGCCTGCAGCCCTATCCCTGACTCCACCAAGACCCCCAGTCCTCTGGATGGTGCCGGGGACACGTCAAACGCGCTCACCCCCACTTTGGTCACCTCCGCTTGGGGAGAGAAGCAGCTGGCGCTGCCCCCTCTCATGGAGCTTCCCCAGGCGGGCCAGAACATTGACATCTACGTGTCTGTGGCCTGTCACCCGGGACACTTTGTGCTGCAGCCATGGCAG GACCTGTACAAGCTGGTGGTGCTGATGGGAGAGATGATCCTTTACTACAACCAGATGGAGGAGAGGCCGGGGCCCAGAGATGTACAGAAAGGAGAGGTCTACGCCGCCAAGGTGGACAATAA TTGGCACCGTGTCCTGGTGAATGGGGTTCTGTCCAACGGCCTGGTGTCTGTGTACGAGCTGGACTATGGTAAACACGAGCTGGTTAGCAGCACCTTGCTCCAGCCCCTCATCGAGTCGTTCAGACAGCTGCCCTTCCAGGGAATCACCGCACAACTGGCTG GTGTGGAGCAGCGCGTGTGGTCGGAGGCGGCGTCCATTGTGTTCCGGAACCACGTAGAGAAGAGGCCCCTGGTGGCCCTGGTGGAGTGTGTGGTGGAGGCGGAGCTTCCCTGGGACAGGAAG GTGATGGTGTACCTGGTCGACACGGCTCAGGAGGAGACAGACATCTGGGTCCACAACGTCATGGCTGACTTCCCAGAGGAGTTGAGTACCGCCGCGTAG